A single window of Agromyces aureus DNA harbors:
- a CDS encoding phosphotransferase, translating into MATAAVPGLEVSAARPRTNGSGGAFDAVELHATDGRHLIIRVPRTQSAETEQSADLVALRAMTTGIRSRLPFGVPVLLGQAPFGGTRAIVTEFLDGDVLSADDLTAHDRIAESVGTSIAAIHSLPSGFVGDAGLTRESDGEARDSVVELIGRASDTGRLPAALLRRWEEATDDESLWRFRSTVVNGALTSDSFIVDEERVSAILGWSALAVGDPARDLHWLLTSRGPSAERALEAYMVGRSGGADGALPQRALLYGELELARWLLHGVEARDEAIIDDAVGMLDELVANVHDRTTETLSHHTGPILTVDGVERLLDETPRTTPARDASSPEVSSALLTDSYDFSEFELSERGERAPVPTDATAPIPLDLSDWGDATPSDGSSKDAASKDAASNGRSDAATGESDADERPSRTGS; encoded by the coding sequence TTGGCCACGGCGGCAGTCCCCGGCCTCGAGGTCTCCGCGGCCCGTCCTCGCACCAACGGTTCGGGCGGTGCGTTCGACGCCGTCGAGCTGCATGCGACCGACGGTCGCCACCTGATCATCCGCGTTCCCCGCACCCAGAGCGCCGAGACGGAGCAGTCCGCCGACCTCGTCGCGCTCCGGGCGATGACCACCGGCATCCGCTCGCGCCTCCCGTTCGGCGTGCCCGTCCTCCTCGGGCAGGCGCCGTTCGGCGGCACCCGCGCGATCGTGACGGAGTTCCTCGACGGCGACGTGCTGAGCGCCGACGACCTCACCGCCCACGACCGGATCGCAGAGTCGGTCGGCACGTCGATCGCGGCGATCCATTCGCTGCCCTCCGGGTTCGTCGGCGACGCCGGCCTCACCCGTGAGAGCGACGGCGAGGCCCGCGACTCGGTCGTCGAGCTCATCGGCCGCGCCTCCGACACCGGCCGGCTGCCCGCGGCGCTGCTGCGCCGCTGGGAGGAGGCCACCGACGACGAGTCGCTCTGGCGCTTCCGGTCGACGGTCGTCAACGGAGCACTCACCTCCGACTCCTTCATCGTCGACGAGGAACGCGTCTCAGCGATCCTCGGCTGGTCGGCGCTCGCGGTCGGCGATCCCGCCCGCGACCTGCACTGGCTGCTCACGTCGCGCGGGCCGTCCGCCGAGCGCGCCCTCGAGGCGTACATGGTGGGCCGCAGCGGGGGCGCCGACGGCGCGCTGCCGCAACGCGCCCTGCTCTACGGCGAGCTCGAGCTCGCCCGTTGGCTGCTGCACGGCGTCGAGGCGCGCGACGAGGCGATCATCGACGACGCGGTCGGCATGCTCGACGAGCTCGTCGCGAACGTGCACGACCGCACGACCGAGACGCTCTCGCACCACACGGGTCCGATCCTCACCGTCGACGGCGTCGAGCGGCTGCTCGACGAGACGCCCCGCACGACGCCCGCACGCGACGCTTCGAGCCCCGAGGTGTCGTCGGCACTGCTGACCGACAGCTACGACTTCTCGGAGTTCGAGTTGAGCGAACGCGGTGAACGCGCGCCCGTGCCGACCGACGCGACGGCGCCGATCCCGCTCGACCTCAGCGACTGGGGCGATGCGACGCCGAGCGACGGGTCCTCGAAGGATGCGGCCTCGAAGGATGCGGCCTCGAACGGTCGGTCGGATGCCGCGACTGGCGAGTCCGACGCCGACGAGCGTCCGAGCAGAACCGGGTCCTGA
- the nudC gene encoding NAD(+) diphosphatase: MRESTPPPLARAHLDRDGVGRGDAARSGRFDADPDARVLLLHDARALLTERVEGAPPVLDLRSPAEVSSVIAAAGSADEGAAPVVLRVYLGRALDDEGSAYAGAPIEVWVLDDASAALLEPEEARWAGLRQAAPMLSDRDAGLFTQAVAISNWHRSSAFCPRCGAPTEPIESGWSRRCTNDGGQVFPRTDAAVIVLVTDADDRVLLGSNAMWQSNRFSLLAGFVEPGESLESAVVREVGEEAGLEVVDVTYVASQPWPFPASLMLGFTARAVSAEAAASAVPDGEEILELRWFSREELAAALPEVGFPGRTSIAGWMLEAWFGGPIEASPQGWGA, encoded by the coding sequence GTGCGCGAATCGACACCCCCGCCCCTCGCTCGGGCGCACCTCGATCGCGACGGCGTCGGCCGCGGCGATGCAGCGCGCTCCGGGCGGTTCGACGCGGATCCCGACGCCCGGGTGCTCCTGCTGCACGACGCTCGCGCCCTGCTCACGGAGCGGGTCGAGGGCGCGCCGCCGGTGCTCGACCTGCGTTCGCCGGCCGAGGTCTCCTCGGTGATCGCGGCTGCGGGTTCCGCCGACGAAGGGGCCGCGCCGGTCGTGCTGCGGGTGTACCTCGGGCGCGCGCTCGACGACGAGGGGTCCGCGTACGCGGGCGCTCCCATCGAGGTGTGGGTGCTCGATGACGCGTCGGCCGCGCTGCTCGAACCCGAGGAGGCGCGGTGGGCCGGGCTCCGCCAGGCCGCGCCGATGCTCTCCGACCGCGACGCCGGCCTCTTCACGCAGGCGGTCGCGATCTCGAACTGGCACCGATCGAGTGCGTTCTGCCCGCGGTGCGGCGCGCCGACCGAGCCGATCGAGTCGGGCTGGTCGCGTCGGTGCACGAACGACGGCGGTCAGGTCTTCCCCCGAACGGATGCCGCGGTGATCGTGCTCGTGACCGATGCCGACGATCGCGTGCTCCTGGGTTCGAACGCCATGTGGCAGTCCAACCGCTTCTCGCTGCTCGCGGGGTTCGTGGAGCCGGGCGAGTCGCTCGAGTCCGCGGTCGTGCGCGAGGTCGGCGAGGAGGCCGGACTCGAGGTGGTCGACGTGACCTACGTCGCGTCGCAGCCGTGGCCGTTCCCGGCGAGCCTCATGCTGGGGTTCACGGCCCGCGCGGTGTCGGCCGAGGCCGCGGCCTCGGCCGTGCCCGACGGTGAGGAGATCCTCGAGCTCCGCTGGTTCAGTCGCGAGGAGCTCGCGGCCGCGCTGCCCGAGGTCGGGTTCCCGGGGCGCACCTCGATCGCGGGGTGGATGCTCGAAGCGTGGTTCGGCGGCCCGATCGAGGCGTCGCCGCAGGGCTGGGGCGCGTGA
- a CDS encoding ATP-dependent helicase, which yields MGRVSAASDPLLADLDDEQRVAAEALLGPVCILAGAGTGKTRAITHRIAYGVASGTYDPARVMALTFTSRAAAELRERLRLLGAGGVPVRTFHAAALAQLNHFWPLVVGGSAPRVLEYKGRLLGAAAESIRLRVDQPTLRDVAAEIEWRKVGLLTPAAYEARLAARGTPGTLEADQFHDLVAAYERIKDERRQLDFEDVLLATSGMVEAEASVAMQVHESYRHFVVDEYQDVSPAQQHLLDLWLGDRSELCVVGDASQTIYSFAGATPEYLLGFERRFADATVVRLERNYRSIEPIVEAANRLMRGRTGALQLRAASAEKLGEEPVVTSYADELAEARGVATAIRNRIDAGAAPEQIAVLMRVNSQSAMLEHALDEVGVASRIRGNVRFFDQPEVRQAVQALRAAALTIANEPLFKSVSDVLRSLGWTAQAPDGPGAVRGRWESLNALARLVDDAQPGTTFRAFADDLRARAEAQHEPTVQAVTLATLHSAKGLEWDEVHIVGLTEGMLPIAYAKGLDAIDEERRLFYVGVTRARRRLSLSWARLGGQQRAVREESRFLRELGTRTPDAPRARVGDPTTPAGRS from the coding sequence CTGGGGCGCGTGAGCGCGGCATCCGACCCTCTGCTCGCGGATCTCGACGATGAGCAGCGCGTCGCGGCCGAGGCCCTGCTCGGGCCGGTGTGCATCCTGGCCGGTGCCGGAACGGGCAAGACCCGGGCGATCACGCATCGCATCGCCTACGGGGTCGCGAGCGGAACGTACGATCCGGCCAGGGTGATGGCGCTCACGTTCACGTCGCGCGCGGCGGCCGAGCTGCGCGAGCGGCTCCGCCTGCTCGGCGCCGGCGGGGTTCCGGTGCGCACGTTCCACGCGGCGGCGCTCGCGCAGCTGAACCACTTCTGGCCGCTCGTCGTGGGCGGCAGCGCACCACGGGTGCTCGAGTACAAGGGCCGGTTGCTGGGTGCCGCGGCGGAGTCGATCCGCCTGCGCGTCGACCAGCCCACGCTCCGCGACGTCGCGGCCGAGATCGAATGGCGCAAGGTCGGCCTGCTGACGCCGGCGGCGTACGAGGCCCGTCTGGCGGCGCGCGGCACCCCTGGCACGCTCGAAGCCGACCAGTTCCACGACCTGGTGGCGGCGTACGAGCGCATCAAGGACGAACGGCGCCAGCTCGACTTCGAGGACGTGCTGCTCGCCACCTCCGGCATGGTCGAGGCCGAGGCATCCGTCGCCATGCAGGTGCACGAGAGCTACCGCCACTTCGTCGTCGACGAGTACCAGGACGTCTCGCCGGCCCAGCAGCACCTGCTCGACCTGTGGCTCGGCGATCGCAGCGAGCTCTGCGTCGTCGGCGACGCGAGCCAGACGATCTACTCGTTCGCGGGCGCGACGCCGGAGTACCTGCTCGGGTTCGAACGTCGATTCGCGGATGCCACGGTCGTGCGTCTCGAGCGCAACTACCGGTCGATCGAGCCGATCGTCGAGGCCGCCAACCGCCTCATGCGCGGACGCACCGGCGCGCTGCAGCTTCGCGCGGCGAGCGCCGAGAAGCTCGGCGAGGAACCCGTGGTCACGTCCTACGCCGACGAGCTCGCCGAGGCGCGCGGCGTGGCGACGGCGATCCGCAACCGCATCGACGCGGGCGCGGCACCCGAGCAGATCGCCGTGCTCATGCGCGTCAACTCGCAGTCGGCGATGCTCGAGCACGCGCTCGACGAGGTCGGCGTCGCGTCGCGGATCCGCGGCAACGTCCGCTTCTTCGACCAGCCCGAGGTGCGCCAGGCGGTGCAGGCACTGCGGGCCGCGGCCCTGACGATCGCGAACGAACCGCTCTTCAAGTCGGTGAGCGACGTGCTGCGATCGCTCGGATGGACCGCGCAGGCGCCCGACGGCCCCGGAGCGGTGCGCGGGCGCTGGGAGTCGCTGAACGCACTCGCGCGGCTCGTGGACGACGCCCAGCCCGGCACGACGTTCCGCGCATTCGCCGACGACCTGCGTGCTCGCGCCGAGGCGCAGCACGAGCCGACCGTGCAGGCCGTGACGCTCGCGACCCTGCACTCGGCGAAGGGCCTCGAGTGGGACGAGGTGCACATCGTCGGACTGACCGAGGGCATGCTCCCGATCGCCTACGCGAAGGGGCTCGACGCGATCGACGAGGAGCGGCGTCTCTTCTACGTGGGCGTCACGCGCGCCAGGCGACGGCTGTCGCTGAGCTGGGCCCGTCTCGGCGGTCAGCAGCGGGCAGTGCGAGAGGAATCGCGATTCCTGCGGGAGCTCGGCACCCGCACTCCGGATGCTCCGCGTGCTCGCGTCGGCGACCCGACGACCCCCGCCGGTCGAAGCTGA
- a CDS encoding zinc-dependent metalloprotease, which translates to MLRNLLSGGGGIDPAQLAGAAGLPNDPASVAALFSQLQQAMSHADDGIDWSAALRQGEQRAASAQLQVTDEERARLDQALQVASLWLDEAVVFGRLPDSPELLTRRGWVAATMPIWTQLAEPVALSIADALTRVMREQAPEEMQSMIAGASKLMRGIGGAMFAMQLGQVVGQLASEVVSGGDVGIPLQADGRAALIPQNVAEFGADLDIPSSEIELYLAVRELAHARLFRHARWLRLNLISAITAYARGIEIDTERLEQLAEGFDPSNPTNTDELRHAVESGALISAKSGPQQEALARLETMLALIEGWVDQATADATSRLPKSDAIAETIRRRRATGGPAESAFATLVGLEIRPRRMREAAAMWRAVTDAVGIEARDALWAHPDLLPTSEDLDDPTSLIARLTGGESAVSEADEEFDQALEALLRGETPAAPGEGGEAPDSGDGPSPV; encoded by the coding sequence ATGCTGCGCAATCTGCTCTCCGGCGGGGGCGGCATCGATCCGGCTCAGCTCGCGGGGGCCGCCGGCCTGCCGAACGATCCGGCGAGCGTGGCGGCACTCTTCAGCCAGCTCCAGCAGGCCATGAGCCACGCCGACGACGGCATCGACTGGAGCGCAGCCCTGCGCCAGGGCGAGCAGCGCGCGGCATCCGCTCAGCTGCAGGTCACCGACGAGGAGCGCGCGCGTCTCGACCAGGCCCTGCAGGTCGCCTCGCTCTGGCTCGACGAGGCCGTCGTGTTCGGTCGTCTGCCCGACTCCCCCGAACTGCTGACCCGCCGTGGCTGGGTCGCCGCGACGATGCCGATCTGGACCCAGCTCGCCGAGCCGGTCGCCCTCAGCATCGCCGACGCGCTGACCCGCGTCATGCGCGAGCAGGCGCCCGAAGAGATGCAGTCGATGATCGCCGGCGCGAGCAAGCTCATGCGCGGCATCGGCGGTGCGATGTTCGCCATGCAGCTCGGGCAGGTCGTCGGTCAGCTCGCGTCCGAGGTGGTCTCGGGCGGCGACGTCGGCATCCCGCTGCAGGCCGACGGCCGCGCGGCGCTCATCCCGCAGAACGTCGCCGAGTTCGGCGCCGATCTCGACATCCCGTCCAGCGAGATCGAGCTCTACCTCGCGGTGCGCGAGCTCGCGCACGCACGGCTCTTCCGTCACGCCCGCTGGCTCCGCCTGAACCTCATCAGCGCGATCACGGCCTACGCGCGCGGCATCGAGATCGACACCGAGCGTCTCGAGCAGCTCGCCGAGGGCTTCGACCCGTCGAACCCGACGAACACCGACGAGTTGCGTCACGCCGTCGAGTCCGGCGCACTCATCAGTGCGAAGAGCGGTCCCCAGCAGGAGGCGCTCGCGCGGCTGGAGACCATGCTCGCCCTCATCGAGGGCTGGGTCGACCAGGCCACCGCCGATGCGACGAGCCGCCTGCCGAAGTCCGACGCGATCGCCGAGACCATCCGCCGCCGTCGCGCCACGGGCGGCCCGGCCGAGTCGGCGTTCGCGACCCTCGTGGGCCTCGAGATCCGCCCCCGCCGCATGCGCGAGGCCGCGGCCATGTGGCGCGCGGTCACCGATGCGGTCGGCATCGAGGCGCGCGACGCGCTCTGGGCTCACCCCGACCTCCTGCCGACGAGCGAGGACCTCGACGACCCGACCAGCCTCATCGCGCGGCTCACGGGCGGCGAATCGGCCGTCAGCGAGGCCGATGAGGAGTTCGACCAGGCGCTCGAGGCGCTGCTTCGCGGCGAGACGCCCGCAGCGCCCGGCGAAGGCGGCGAGGCCCCCGACTCCGGCGATGGTCCGTCCCCGGTCTGA
- a CDS encoding PDZ domain-containing protein → MALFADDHSPSLDEPARVAAPRPFRERFGGWAAVVAVVIAVLFALLPSPYVIERPGPVYDTLGTAEHDGEEIPLIAIPDETTYPTEGELNLLTVSVVGRPGATPSWFEVMRAWFDTRQSVIPVEAVFPAGVTDKDRDAQNAAAMVDSQQDAIAAALVELGYDFPREVTVSGIAEGSPAEGVLEDDDVIEAVNDVDVNSIDELRAAVQENGGDQPARLRVLRDGAEVPLEVTPADNSGVFVLGVGVRMVYEFPIDVELQLDDVGGPSAGMMFALGIVDELTPGAMTGGEIIAGTGTIDSAGAVGPIGGIRQKLWGAKDAGATVFLAPESNCDEVTGNIPDGVDVFAVETLDQARAVVEAAGEGADMGDFATCPVS, encoded by the coding sequence ATGGCACTCTTCGCCGACGACCACTCGCCGAGCCTCGACGAACCGGCCCGCGTCGCTGCGCCCCGCCCGTTCCGCGAGCGCTTCGGCGGCTGGGCGGCCGTGGTCGCGGTCGTGATCGCCGTGCTGTTCGCGCTGCTGCCCTCGCCCTACGTCATCGAGCGACCCGGTCCCGTGTACGACACGCTCGGCACAGCCGAGCACGACGGCGAGGAGATCCCGCTCATCGCCATCCCCGACGAGACGACCTACCCCACAGAGGGCGAGCTCAACCTGCTCACCGTCTCGGTCGTCGGGCGTCCAGGCGCGACGCCCAGCTGGTTCGAGGTCATGCGGGCCTGGTTCGACACCCGGCAGTCGGTCATCCCCGTCGAGGCGGTGTTCCCCGCGGGCGTGACCGACAAGGACCGCGATGCGCAGAACGCGGCCGCCATGGTCGACTCCCAGCAGGACGCGATCGCCGCCGCGCTCGTCGAGCTCGGCTACGACTTCCCGCGCGAGGTCACCGTCTCCGGAATCGCCGAGGGCTCGCCGGCCGAGGGCGTGCTCGAGGACGACGACGTGATCGAAGCCGTGAACGATGTCGACGTGAACTCGATCGACGAATTGCGCGCGGCCGTCCAGGAGAACGGCGGCGATCAGCCCGCCCGGTTGCGGGTGCTGCGCGACGGCGCCGAGGTCCCACTCGAGGTCACGCCGGCCGACAACTCCGGCGTCTTCGTGCTCGGCGTGGGCGTGCGCATGGTCTACGAGTTCCCGATCGACGTCGAGCTCCAGCTCGACGACGTGGGCGGCCCGAGCGCCGGCATGATGTTCGCGCTCGGCATCGTCGACGAACTGACCCCGGGCGCCATGACCGGCGGCGAGATCATCGCGGGCACCGGCACCATCGACTCCGCGGGTGCGGTCGGGCCCATCGGCGGCATCCGCCAGAAGCTCTGGGGGGCGAAGGATGCCGGTGCCACCGTGTTCCTCGCACCCGAGTCGAACTGCGACGAGGTCACGGGCAACATCCCCGACGGCGTCGACGTGTTCGCCGTCGAGACCCTCGACCAGGCCCGCGCGGTCGTCGAGGCCGCCGGTGAGGGCGCGGACATGGGCGACTTCGCCACCTGCCCGGTCTCCTGA
- a CDS encoding UPF0182 family protein, whose product MLVIAFFVFTGLYADVLWYDQLGFLEVLTTQWIARTVLFIIGFLAMAVPVWASIQIAYRTRPVYAKFNSQLDRYQEVFEPLRRLAMYGVPVVLGIFAGVSTSSRWDLTLTWLNRTPFGSTDPQFGFDLGFYVFELPFYRSIVGFASAVVLLSLLLVAATNYLYGAIRVNGREVVISKSARVQIAITAGLYLLLQGVSIWLDQYATVTETGSLITGAAYTDVNAVIPGRQILAVAAAIVAVLFIVTAIIGRWRLPLVGVALLVVSSLLIGSLYPWVVQRFQVDPSPRTLEAEYIQRNIDLTRDAYGIADAEEIPFEAQTTAEPGALRADAETTANIRLMDPLVISPAFQQLEQFRQYYQFPDALDVDRYEIDGKTQDTVVAVRDLKVSGLGDAETWYNSHIVYTHGYGLVAAAGNQRSAGGQPVFLQSGIPSTGALGEFEPRVYFGETSPDYSIVGAPEGTKPVELDYPAGGENDEQTQTTFTGDGGPKLDNIFTKLVYALKFQSEQIFLSDAVNTSSQILYERDPIERVRKAAPYLTPDSDAYPSVVDGRVVWIVDAYTLTDQYPYSNKVSMSEAIADSETLPQTLPFDEVNYIRNSVKATVDAYDGSVTLYAWDDEDPILKTWQKVFPTTVKPMSEMSGDLMTHVRYPADLFKMQRAVLGRYHVTDAGAFYSREDAWTTPKEPTEPANTTLLQPPYYLTMQMPGQDAPSYSLYTTFIPEASGEQSRNVLRGYLAVDADAGSTDGKRAEGYGKLRLLTLPEDDNVPGPGQVQATFNSDPTVSQSLNLLKQGQSDVINGNLLTVPVGGGLLYVQPVFVKSTGNTSYPLLQKVLVAFGDDIAFQDTLDLALDVLFGGDSGADAGDNAVDPNAPPETPTEGDGTGDGTETPTDGTTGQSAEMQQLLRDASGFLKAKQAALADGDWAAYGAADAQLAETIAKMLALTDGGQ is encoded by the coding sequence GTGCTGGTGATCGCATTCTTCGTGTTCACCGGACTCTACGCCGACGTGCTCTGGTACGACCAGCTCGGGTTCCTCGAGGTGCTGACCACGCAGTGGATCGCGCGCACGGTGCTCTTCATCATCGGGTTCCTCGCGATGGCCGTGCCCGTGTGGGCGTCGATCCAGATCGCGTACCGCACGCGGCCCGTCTACGCGAAGTTCAACTCGCAGCTCGACCGCTACCAGGAGGTCTTCGAGCCCCTGCGCCGGCTCGCGATGTACGGCGTGCCGGTCGTGCTCGGCATCTTCGCCGGCGTCTCGACCTCGAGCCGGTGGGACCTCACCCTCACCTGGCTGAACCGCACGCCCTTCGGCTCGACCGACCCGCAGTTCGGGTTCGACCTCGGCTTCTACGTCTTCGAGCTGCCGTTCTACCGCTCGATCGTGGGCTTCGCCTCGGCCGTCGTGCTGCTGTCGCTGCTGCTCGTCGCGGCCACGAACTACCTCTACGGCGCGATCCGCGTGAACGGCCGCGAGGTCGTCATCTCGAAGTCGGCCCGCGTGCAGATCGCGATCACCGCCGGCCTCTACCTGCTGCTGCAGGGCGTCAGCATCTGGCTCGACCAGTACGCGACGGTCACCGAGACGGGCTCCCTCATCACGGGTGCCGCCTACACCGACGTGAACGCCGTCATCCCCGGCCGCCAGATCCTCGCCGTCGCAGCCGCGATCGTGGCCGTGCTGTTCATCGTGACGGCGATCATCGGGCGTTGGCGCCTGCCGCTCGTGGGCGTCGCCCTGCTCGTCGTGTCGAGCCTGCTCATCGGCTCGCTCTACCCGTGGGTCGTGCAGCGGTTCCAGGTCGACCCGAGCCCCCGCACGCTCGAGGCGGAGTACATCCAGCGCAACATCGACCTCACCCGTGACGCGTACGGCATCGCCGACGCCGAGGAGATCCCGTTCGAGGCGCAGACCACGGCCGAGCCCGGCGCGCTCCGCGCCGACGCCGAGACCACGGCGAACATCCGACTCATGGACCCGCTCGTGATCAGCCCGGCGTTCCAGCAGCTCGAGCAGTTCCGCCAGTACTACCAGTTCCCCGACGCGCTCGACGTCGACCGCTACGAGATCGACGGCAAGACGCAGGACACGGTCGTCGCGGTGCGAGACCTCAAGGTCTCGGGCCTCGGCGACGCCGAGACCTGGTACAACTCCCACATCGTCTACACGCACGGCTACGGTCTCGTGGCCGCGGCGGGCAACCAGCGATCGGCCGGCGGCCAGCCGGTGTTCCTGCAGTCCGGCATCCCCTCGACGGGTGCGCTCGGCGAGTTCGAGCCGCGGGTCTACTTCGGTGAGACCTCGCCCGACTACTCGATCGTGGGCGCGCCAGAGGGCACCAAGCCCGTCGAGCTCGACTACCCGGCCGGCGGTGAGAACGACGAGCAGACGCAGACGACGTTCACCGGCGACGGTGGCCCGAAGCTCGACAACATCTTCACGAAGCTCGTCTACGCGCTGAAGTTCCAGTCGGAGCAGATCTTCCTCTCCGACGCCGTGAACACGTCGTCGCAGATCCTCTACGAGCGCGACCCGATCGAGCGCGTGCGCAAGGCCGCCCCGTACCTCACGCCCGACTCCGACGCGTACCCGTCGGTGGTCGACGGTCGCGTCGTCTGGATCGTCGACGCGTACACGCTGACCGACCAGTACCCGTACTCGAACAAGGTCAGCATGAGCGAGGCGATCGCCGACAGCGAGACCCTGCCTCAGACCCTGCCGTTCGACGAGGTCAACTACATCCGCAACTCGGTCAAGGCCACGGTCGACGCCTACGACGGCTCGGTGACCCTCTACGCCTGGGATGACGAGGACCCGATCCTCAAGACCTGGCAGAAGGTGTTCCCCACCACGGTCAAGCCGATGAGCGAGATGTCGGGCGACCTGATGACCCACGTGCGTTATCCGGCCGACCTGTTCAAGATGCAGCGCGCCGTGCTGGGTCGCTACCACGTGACCGACGCGGGCGCCTTCTACTCGCGTGAAGACGCGTGGACGACCCCGAAGGAGCCGACCGAGCCCGCCAACACCACGCTGCTGCAGCCGCCGTACTACCTGACGATGCAGATGCCGGGCCAGGACGCCCCGTCGTACTCGCTGTACACGACGTTCATCCCCGAGGCGAGCGGCGAGCAGAGCCGCAACGTGCTCCGCGGCTACCTCGCGGTCGACGCCGACGCCGGCAGCACCGACGGCAAACGGGCCGAAGGGTACGGCAAGCTGAGGCTGCTGACCCTGCCCGAAGACGACAACGTACCCGGGCCGGGTCAGGTGCAGGCCACGTTCAACTCCGACCCCACGGTGTCGCAGTCGCTGAACCTGCTGAAACAGGGCCAGTCCGACGTGATCAACGGCAACCTGCTCACGGTGCCCGTCGGCGGTGGTCTGCTCTACGTGCAGCCGGTCTTCGTGAAGTCCACGGGCAACACGAGCTATCCGCTGCTGCAGAAGGTGCTCGTGGCGTTCGGCGACGACATCGCCTTCCAGGACACCCTCGACCTGGCGCTCGACGTGCTGTTCGGCGGCGATTCCGGGGCCGATGCCGGTGACAACGCGGTCGACCCGAACGCTCCGCCCGAGACGCCGACTGAGGGCGACGGCACCGGCGACGGCACCGAGACGCCGACCGATGGCACCACGGGCCAGAGCGCCGAGATGCAGCAGCTGCTGCGCGACGCGTCCGGGTTCCTGAAGGCCAAGCAGGCGGCCCTCGCCGACGGTGACTGGGCGGCGTACGGCGCAGCCGACGCGCAGCTCGCCGAGACGATCGCCAAGATGCTGGCCCTCACCGACGGCGGCCAGTAA
- a CDS encoding glycoside hydrolase family 18 protein, whose product MPKRHLIRTAVLTAAATALVATSAVSPALAHGGDGRGDRDDRGSHDHERDRHKDKRKHPRSAGPEDINGYRAVGYLMADTPVTRDYQIADLFTTGAIRDITHINYAFGNVTSNLTCEITNTPGEGDAQNDYLRLVSAVDSVDGRQDSKNQKLAGNFNQLLKLKRQSPDTKILVSLGGWTWSDNFAAAAATPESRAKLVSSCIDVYLKGNLPVVGKQGGKGVAKGIFDGIDIDWEWPVTGGEVPSSSPDPSVDKENFLALMEEFRTQLDAYGSKTREDYLLTAFAPAGGWNAGQGGWLDPRLFASVDFLNVQGYDFHGGWVPNTTGHQGNLHPDGTENWGLGLDGAVGMYLNAGAAPEQLNAGLAAYGTGWTGVTVGDDAWQPATGWIGTKPYYDLRQVGTGYFDPAVGASWRYDAATGDWWSLDDPASVTAKAEWLTQAGYGGAMWWDLSGDYRNELGDSLGHALREAPEGPLD is encoded by the coding sequence ATGCCGAAGCGTCACCTGATCAGAACCGCGGTGCTCACCGCCGCTGCGACCGCACTCGTCGCGACCTCCGCCGTCTCCCCCGCGCTCGCCCATGGCGGCGACGGCCGCGGCGACCGCGACGACCGCGGCAGCCACGACCACGAGCGCGACCGGCACAAGGACAAGCGCAAGCACCCGCGCTCCGCCGGGCCCGAGGACATCAACGGCTATCGTGCCGTGGGGTATCTCATGGCCGATACGCCGGTGACGCGCGATTACCAGATCGCGGACCTGTTCACGACGGGCGCGATCAGGGACATCACGCACATCAACTACGCATTCGGCAACGTGACCTCGAACCTGACGTGCGAGATCACGAACACGCCGGGCGAGGGCGACGCGCAGAACGACTACCTCCGGCTCGTCTCGGCGGTCGACTCGGTCGACGGCCGCCAGGACTCGAAGAACCAGAAGCTCGCCGGCAACTTCAACCAGTTGCTGAAGCTGAAGCGGCAGAGCCCCGACACGAAGATCCTCGTCTCGCTGGGCGGGTGGACCTGGTCCGACAACTTCGCCGCAGCGGCAGCCACCCCCGAGAGCCGTGCGAAGCTCGTCTCGAGCTGCATCGACGTCTACCTGAAGGGCAACCTGCCGGTCGTCGGCAAGCAGGGCGGCAAGGGCGTCGCGAAGGGCATCTTCGACGGCATCGACATCGACTGGGAGTGGCCCGTCACGGGTGGCGAGGTGCCGAGTTCGAGTCCTGACCCCTCGGTCGACAAGGAGAACTTCCTGGCGCTCATGGAAGAGTTCCGCACGCAGCTCGACGCCTACGGTTCGAAGACCCGCGAGGACTACCTGCTCACGGCCTTCGCCCCGGCGGGCGGCTGGAATGCCGGACAGGGCGGATGGCTCGACCCCCGCCTGTTCGCCTCGGTCGACTTCCTCAACGTGCAGGGCTACGACTTCCACGGCGGCTGGGTTCCGAACACGACGGGGCACCAGGGCAACCTGCACCCCGACGGAACCGAGAACTGGGGCCTCGGCCTCGACGGCGCCGTCGGCATGTACCTGAACGCCGGCGCCGCGCCCGAGCAGCTCAATGCGGGGCTCGCGGCATACGGGACCGGCTGGACCGGGGTGACCGTCGGCGACGACGCCTGGCAGCCCGCCACCGGGTGGATCGGCACCAAGCCCTACTACGACCTGCGCCAGGTCGGCACCGGCTACTTCGACCCCGCCGTCGGAGCTTCGTGGCGCTACGACGCGGCGACGGGTGACTGGTGGAGCCTCGACGACCCCGCGTCGGTCACGGCGAAGGCCGAATGGCTCACGCAGGCCGGCTACGGCGGCGCCATGTGGTGGGACCTCTCTGGCGACTACCGCAACGAGCTTGGCGACTCGCTCGGCCACGCCCTGCGCGAAGCCCCCGAGGGCCCGCTCGACTGA